CCGACCGAGATGCAAGAAAGTGTGTTGGAAATGAGGACCAGGGAGAGCTCCAAGTCGAGCCTCCAAATCGTCCTTGCGCTCACCTCAGCGTAGAATGCCGATGCAGAAATATTCAGCCTGTTGAAGTAAAGAGGGTCTGATCTCTTCCTCATGCTCTCAATACTTCCTTTTATGGTGTCTTTGGCTTTCTTCGAGTCCAGAGGAGGGAACTGGAACCTGATGAGGATTTCACAGTCTGTCGAGTCAGGCTTCAAGGTCTCGAGACTCCTGCAGCCCATCATACATAGCCTGCCAGTTTCCGTGTCATAGACCCCTTCAGCAGAAATCTTCATACTCTCATTCGAAACTGAAGATCCATTGAGGAGGCCAGTGGCAATACCAGCCCTGCCACTAGACTTCCCTTTCTCTAGCATCGTTAAGCTTATCTCGTAGGCGATGTTGAACTGACTCTCAGTGCTGGAATTGGTTTTAACCCCAGAATCACCAGTATTCATGTTTGATTCGGGCATTCCGTACGTGAATCGGTCAAATGCTCTATTTCCGACAAAAAGAGGGTAGGAGTAGCCCCAAGCAAGCTTCTTCCCCCCGGAAACTTCAACAGACATATCGAAGCTCAAATCACGAGAGAAACGATCAGGATATCTCCTCCTCCCTGTAGTCATGATTTCTTGCTTCTTTGCTGGGCACAACTGCTTTGTTCTCTTGACTTCGGAGTAGTTGTACTTCAACCCCGGGAGATCCAAGGCCTCGCTACCGGTATGTTGAATAACAATAGGATCAAAGTAACCCGACTCATTGGACCTCCTTGTGCTTCTAATCTCCCCCAACATAACATTCCGTTCCTTAATCGACCACGTTGCAGGAAACGAGAAGCTCAATTCAATCGAGCAGTCCTCGACACCAGCGGAAGAGAAAGACCCTCCAGTGGTATGTATCCTACAGGCTATGACCTGTAGCAGATTCTTCCTCTCGTCCCACCGCCCCTCACCAACCAACGTCATGCTTGGGTCGAAAGAGCTGAGATAACTGTAATCCATGACATTTGAAAGATGCACGAGAACCCGCACTTTCCGGTCATGGTCACTCTCCAAGCATCCAAGATGTCTCCAGGACATTGTTGAGGGTAATGAATGCAAACGTCCGAAGGGAGTGCAGTTCTTCGCAGGATCATCACAATTTGCAGCATGCTTCAACTTAATACTATAGCCGAGCATCTGAAAGGTCGAGCAGAATTGTCCGCTTCTGGGTGATAAGCCCACCGGGAGATTCCTCCCAAAGGCGCCAACTGTGCTTCCAGTTTCCTTGACCTCAGTAACCAGACTGTACTGGTAATTGCTCTGAGGGAACATCAAAAGCGATAGAGAGTCAAAGTGACGGTCATTATCATCACCGGAGCTCAAGCTCTCCAATGTCCCAGTGAACAAACTGGCGATATTCGCAGAatttttgacattttccatcttAAGCACGGCCTTGAGATTAAGATCACCGTCGCCCTCACGTTCGCTCGTGAAAGTTGAGCCAACCATACAGAGCTTCCCGGAAGTCTCTGACCAGAAACCTTCGAGCCGGAAGAAAACCCAGCTCCTGACTCTCTTCCGGCTGGGGCTTCTATGAAAGAAGCTAGGAAAGTAAGCCGTCCCATACGATCTGACTTCCGTAACGTAAAAGTCATCATAGTTGAAGACCCGGAGCAACAGGTCCGCTTCCACCTTGAGGACACCTTCACGGGCAGTTTCATGGACATCCCGAGTCTGGAACGTTAAGTGGTTAGAGGAATCAGAACTGGAATTGGCAAGAAAAGGAGGAGATGACGAAGGCAGAGTCTTCAGGATGTTACGGAGATTGCCGGAGTAGTACCCGGCATGATGTTGGGAGAGAGGGAAGGTGTCTACAGAGTAGGAGTTTATGTCAGATGCTGCTTCAGGGACGAATGAAGAACAGTGATCGGAGTAAGAGATTTGCTCCGCGAGGAGGCCGGCAGAGAGAGTGAAGAATGCGAGAGTGTGGATTTGGATCCATGGGAAGGTTGAAGGTCTCATTCTCATGAGGATAGGCAGTTGGATAGAAAAGAGAACTCAGAGACAGACACAGACTGAGGATCGTTGTTTGTTCTGCTCGTAATGCTTGGGGCTCTTATAAGAGGAAGTTTTTACTGTTTCCGCGTCCCGACTAGTTCCCAAAAACCGTAATTCCGGTGAATGACCATACCTTAATATGATATCTTTTCTATTACGTTGAAGGAAGAAGTAGAATAACATATTTGTGAATGTAAATATAGGATaagtataatattttaattatacttTATCATGGATTTATTatcaacaaaaaagaaaaatcaagtcGTCTTTTTTATTACGCTATATTTATTCTTATTACGCACATtccattatattttatatcattCATTCCTAACAAACGTGATCTAAGATCCGAAAATAAAGCACATCGGGGCCATATACCATAGCCAACACTTCAAACGCAAAAGAACTTGAAACAAATTTCTGAAATTAAAAACCTAAACCGAGCCTACTATGCTATCGTAATGCAATTCTCTTCCCAAACgagctctctttttttttttttttttggccctTTCATTTCCCGGAATTACAACAGTAATTGATGAAATGAGAGTTAAGAGTGCCCGCCAACTCTGAGTTGCCGGTCAATTTGGGCTACGAAAAAAGTCTTCGCCTGGTCTTCGTCTTTTGTCTGTCCCCCAAttagaagaatatatattatcaatcaATGGCTCTCACGGTCATGAACGTGAACTCCAAGCCGAAGAGcactgtgtgtgtgtggggcCCAGAGCAAAAGTAGTTGAGACTTTGGGAAACATTATTGATGGGCGTAGTCCACCCGTCGTACGTCGACGAGTTTTGTTTTCCTATTTATCGTCCTAAGTTACGTTCTTAACCACTCGGAATTCATGAAATGTAATATTATCATCATCCATTAGTGTTTTATTAAACGCGGAGTATCATCAGGATAATTATAGGCAACGCATCTTTCAGTAGATTTTTCTGCCTTCAAATATATCTCTTCGCCGTCTAATATAAGCTCTCGACTTAAACCGAATAACATGACATAACAAGTGCTTCTCCCCTCCCTTCACCAGACAAGGTCGGTGTTGATCGATGGATCAGAGGGACCGAAGGACAATCATAACAAGGATCCACAGGGACATAAATTTTCAAGGAACGAGAATAGTCATCGCGGATATTTTTTTCGGATGTCAACATTACTTGCACTCCAAGATGATAAGATCATTTACACATTTCTGAAGGTGCTTTGCCATGCCAATCCTCGACCTTATATTAATCCTTCTATCCCCACGTAGGTCCTCCACATTAACTAATCTCACTCGCAAAAAACACAAACAGATGGAAATGTCAGCTATGTCCATTGGAGTAGGACTAGCCATCCTTGCTCTCGCATTGTCATGGGCATGGAGGGTGCTGAACTGGTTGTGGCTGAGGCCGAAGAAACTCGAGAGGCTTCTCCGGGAACAAGGCTTCAAGGGGAATCCGTACAGACTCCTGTCCGGAGACCTGAAAGAGAGTACCAAGATGCTGAAAGAGTCGAGGTCTAGACCCATCGGACTCTCAGATGACCCAGTGCCCCGTATCTTCCCATTTGGCCTTCAATCTGTCAACACCTATGGTAAGTTGATCGAACATATTCCGGGAGCTCACAGATGGCCTGTCAGGCACATATCGGTAGCTAGTTGTTTTCACTGAATGTAACTGGACCTTCTTCCACTCGATTGGTTTTACTAGGAACCAACTTCGATGCACCTAACTGATCAATGACCAGACATAATTAAGTACTGCTGAAATCTTTTCCAGGCCTAATCTTTTCATGCGTCCTCCCCAAACATAAGCACCGAACTAGTCATAGACTGAAAGTTAAATTGAATCGGCTAGTTAAGAACTCATGTTTACTCGAACATTATACGATATGTTTTATATTAGCTTCGTGTGAAAATTTGCAGGAAAGGACTCTTTCATATGGCAGGGACCGACTCCAAGACTGAACATCATGAATCTTGAACATATCAAGGACATGTTCTCGAAGATACATGACTTTCAGAGACCACCTATTAACCCACTTGTCCGGGCACTTGCGACTGGACTTGCAACCTACGAGGGTGAGAAATGGGCAACTCACAGAAAAATCATCAACCCCGCTTTCCACCAAGAGAAACTCAAAGTAATCTCCACGAACCGATATATGAATAACTTGTTCTTGTTAAATGAAATGGATCGATGCTAATTTCTTTCGTCTTTTTCGTGGCAGCTCATGTTGCCTGCTTTTGTTTCAAGCTGCACCGAAATGGTGACAAGATGGGAGAAGCTGATATCAACAAACGAATCTATCGAGCTCGATGCCTGGCCCGACCTGCAGAATCTGACACGTGATGTGATTTCTCGAACAGCATTTGGGAGTAGCTATGAAGAAGGGAAGCGAATCTTTGAGTTTCAAGAGGAACAAGCTGAGCTTGCCATCAAATTCCTTCAATCAGTCTACATCCCAGGGTGGAGGTAAAAAAAGGACCTCATATCAGATTGATATCCGTAGTGTCCTGAATTACGATATCTTCGAGGAAGATAATGCATAAGTATGTACACATAATCTTCTGGTGCTTGTAGGTTTGTCCCCACGAAAATGAACAGGAGGATGAACTACGTGTCCGAAGAGATGCACTCTTTGCTTCGGGGGATCATCagcaaaagagaaaatgagTTGAAGACAGCGGAGGGCGCGCCTGGTGATCTGTTGGGACTGTTGCTGGAGTCGAACGCGAAGGAATTACGTGAAAACAGAGGAAACAAGTACAAGGGGCTGAGTACTCAAGACGTGATAGATGAGTGTaagcaattttattttgccGGGCAAGAGACAACCTCGGTCCTCCTTGTTTGGACAGTGATACTACTGAGTGTTCATCCTGAGTGGCAAAACCGGGCAAGAGAGGAGGTTCTGCAGGCATTTGGAAGAGATGGAAAACCCAACCTAGATGGTCTGAATCACCTCAAGATCGTAAGTCGAGATTTTAATTGAGCAGAATCATTTCTGACCTTAAGCTTGGTGATGATCTCTTGTACATATTCTGTTCACAGGTTACCATGATCTTGTACGAGGTTTTGAGGCTATACCCGCCGCTGGTATGGCTCGGTCGTTACATCCACAAGgaaatgaaactcgggaaCCTTACTATACCAGCAGGAGTAGAACTTTCATTGCCCGTGCTACTTGTCCCCCGCGATAAAGAGCTCTGGGGAGAAGATGCCAAGGAATTCAAGCCTGAGAGGTTCTCGGAAGGAATCTCAAAGGCGACCAACAACCAAGTTATGTATTTCCCGTTCGGCTGGGGGCCTCGAATATGCATCGGGATGAACTTTGCATTGATCGAAGTGAAGATGGCAATGGCAATGATATTGCAACGGTTCTCATTCGAGCTTTCTCCTTCTTATGCCCATGCCCCGGCAACAAGCATCACTCTCCAACCCCAACATGGTGCTCAAGTCATTTTGCGTAGAGCTTAATGAGCTGCTGATACCCTGACGATATTGTCGATGACATAGTGCGCTCGGAATCTGATAGGTTTACCATCACTTCTTTTTATCGCATGATGTGAGTAGGTACGGACAACTGAGtatagtaaaaataaataaatcctCGTGAAATGGTTAATCTTAAttccaataaataaaatcctcgTTTTCAGTTCCGTTTGTGTGCTAATCAGAGTCCGATGCATCTATAACACATTCAAGCGAGCGAATGTCCGCTTCAATTACGATGATCTCTAATGTCACCGTAACTAAGGACGCTTGCAGGTCGAGACCGATTATTAGCCTTTCGGATGAGATGATGTTATCCCTTATCTATTATTCTTTGTGTACCGCTCTGCCATCACCTACACCATGTCCGATCAACTGAACACAAATTCACTAGTCTAGCTTCGTTCCCGTGTTTTGCATTTATCAAGAACTGTGCCCGGGAGAACCGGACCAATCTACATCGTTTTGCTTCAGGTTTTACAGTTTTCAGCATCTGACTAGCATCGGAAAACCCAAAAACCATAATACCGGCAATCACTCATCCTCTAATGGAAAAGCGAAATGAAAATCAAAGGCCGAATGATCTGAATGATCTAAGTTATCGTGATCGAAACAACTATTCGGAAAAACAAACACGGCGATGTCATTCGGATAAACTCGAGTCTTCATCTTCGTTGATTTGTCTACTTATATAGAATAATAATCAGTGGAGTCCTTTTTCGTGGGGTCAAGAACACGAGTCCCCATCAACAACGTTAAAATTATTGGATGCGCAGTCAAAAAGACGCTTTAATAAATGGCTCCACCGGAAGCATTGATCGCCTTTAGAATATCCCATCATCGTGTAAGACAAGTTCCCCGATGAGCTAAACGTTACAGCATAACCGGAACTTCTCCGGTTTCTTTAATTACTGGACGGCCCCTTTCATCTATATATGCACAGTCACATCAGCACTGAGCTTAAAGACCATTTATAAAGGGACAGTAAAATTACCGAGTCAAAAATCATGAACAAGATTGAAgcagaataaaatatttatatattcacaACTTGAGATTATACGCTTaccaaaagggaaaaaaaagaaaaaaaaaaaagaaaaaggctaGAGAATATACAAAATCAATTGGGCCTAGCCTAATGGAAAGCATGTCCATGGTAGCAGatcccaaaaaagaaattaggaAAACTCGCAGTCCAATAGAAAAGGAGAAGTTTATAATATTCAATAGGAATTTACCAagaagtaaaattaaaaaaaggaaacaaaaaataaaaaaagaaatacctAATTGGTCGATACTTCAATAATTCTTTCCTTCATTGGTATAGGCTTTGACATGTCGTTGTCTTCTCTTCCTATTGGAAAGAACAAATTATTTGGAAAAAAGGGGATAAGAATATTGCCCCAATCAATCTAAATTAACTAAGAACATagccagagagagagacagagagagagagaaaaagataaataaacaatgCTTCCGGAGACAATTTATTACACCGGACCAATTTTGGAAGAGAAGGGCATGTTTGAATCAGAGGAACAGAAAAGATGATCGAGACTGACTCATAACCCGCactttatataaaatttaagatCTTGTTATCTATAAATCCCAAGCATGTACATGAACCACTAGCATCGCTCAATGAGACAACACGGGACATGAATCAATTTTAAGCCCCGCTTCGGGTGGCCGATGACTCATCAAAACTCAATGTATACAGCTGCAGAGGCGAAATTAGCAACATTCGGATCAGTGACAAAATCTCATTTGTTCAATACTTAATCAGAAGCAGATCCGTTTGTCACCATATCTACACCCCCTATGTACACCAGCCAGAATTCATCATCCTAAAGTATCAAAAGGTAAGCCACTTGAATGAAAGCCCGGGCCGCTATGATCAGTTCTATCATCAGAGATTTAAAAGAAGTTTGCAATGTGCAAAGCCGGGTCCCAACTCAGTCAAGAGGTTCAATTATAGTAACTCCACCTACTTGCCTTTTGATCTCCATTGGGGGTGGTGGAGGAGCCAGGAACCTCTCGCATTCCTGGGCACCGATCTTCATGAATGCCTTTGCGAGGATCCCAATGTAGCCCGCAACTGTCTGCTTGAATTGGCTTGAGCAGCTCTTGTCTCCTGCATCAACATCCTGCACTCCACCTCTGACAAGACAGCCTACCTGAGCTCCTTCCACATAGGCTTTGCATGCCACTAATATATCTTGAGCTCGCTTATAGAAATGCCCCATAACGAAGTCCTCGAAATGCTATCACATTACAAAGGAGAAATGAGGAAAAAGCTAACCGTGCAAACACATGCCCATAAACATACATGTTTAatgttcaaaaaaaaaaacagaaagagagagagagagagactttTTATTTCTCGGTAACTACTATTTTGTGAATAAAACTTCaacaaattttccttttttatttccttttctattcAAAAAGGAGTTACCAGTCCTCAGGCATGCTACACAAAGCCAAGATTATCATATCTTGACAACAGAGGAATCTTTTCTCTAGATTTTGTTGGTGGTTGAGGTTCTTCCTAAGCCTACTAGCATATCATATTAAAGACTGCACCTCAATTTTGCCTGCATGCAAATATTCTCTCTTTTTGATATGTAAGACCGCCTTCTTTTAATACTAGATCATTTCCTAGTCTATGTTTAACTGATTCACACAATCATCTTCCAGCATTAAGGTAACCTAGTAGGAGGAAACATCTATACCAAAACGTGCGGATCTATAACACATTTAGAGCAGGTACAAGTCTAGAGATGAAAACAGTAATCATGTTCCATAATGTTAAGATAGCAGAATCCATCAAGATAAGAAAAACTTGAAACATTACCTTAGGAGGTGTTCTGATCACATACGTCATGGTCCTGAGCGACAGGATGAATGTGTCTTCATTATATTTCAGGGAATTCTTCTCGCCTTTGGCTGAGCCTTCCATACTCGCATACCCAGGCTCATTGAAGTATGGCTTCGCATTCAAAATAAGACCCTGTATGGATACCAAAACTTGTAGTATAGTTGAAACACCTGGCATCCACTTCTCATTCTTGTGACCAGACCAAGTGTTGAGAAGGCTCAGACACACTTTTCCAGTGTTGTATAGATTCGGATTGATTCGAAGGCCTCTAGAGTGATAGTAGACATGCTGCCAATAAGACCCTTAATATTAGATCAAAGCAAATGAAGCAAACAATGAGAATCAAACTAGAGAACTCATATAAGGATTCAGTCACTTACTGGTGGACAACTAGGATAGCCCAAGGGAAAGAAAACATCAAAGAAGTAAAGACCATCATGGTATGGGGTGCCTTCTGCTCCCACAATCACAGCTCTCAAAAGATCCATCCTTGTTTCATAAACCCTTACAAATATGGTATCTGTGCATAATAAAGAGCAGGAAATAATCAGTAAATGTCTCCTTGAGATCCTATCATCCTACAGCATAAAAACTGCTAATATCAACAATACAAATGTGCCTCCCACTTTACAATTTCCGCAAGTGCTACTTTCTAATTACATTCCCAAATAAGCATTCTGAGTCCAAAAACTCCACCAACCATCAAAAATCCAATTCTTAAAACTCAGTCAAAGAGAAATAGGCCCACAGATGGGAGGATAGGAAGCATATTGATAAAACCAACACAAGAATTAGAGCATCCGGACAAACCTGGCAAATCCTTCTCCAAGATCTTCCACTCCTCCTGGATTCTCTTAGCCCAACTTTTTGGAGGCTATTACCAAAACCACGTCAGAagacataataaaaaaataaaaataaaatttaaaaagaagaaaagaat
Above is a window of Punica granatum isolate Tunisia-2019 chromosome 7, ASM765513v2, whole genome shotgun sequence DNA encoding:
- the LOC116214596 gene encoding uncharacterized protein LOC116214596, producing MRPSTFPWIQIHTLAFFTLSAGLLAEQISYSDHCSSFVPEAASDINSYSVDTFPLSQHHAGYYSGNLRNILKTLPSSSPPFLANSSSDSSNHLTFQTRDVHETAREGVLKVEADLLLRVFNYDDFYVTEVRSYGTAYFPSFFHRSPSRKRVRSWVFFRLEGFWSETSGKLCMVGSTFTSEREGDGDLNLKAVLKMENVKNSANIASLFTGTLESLSSGDDNDRHFDSLSLLMFPQSNYQYSLVTEVKETGSTVGAFGRNLPVGLSPRSGQFCSTFQMLGYSIKLKHAANCDDPAKNCTPFGRLHSLPSTMSWRHLGCLESDHDRKVRVLVHLSNVMDYSYLSSFDPSMTLVGEGRWDERKNLLQVIACRIHTTGGSFSSAGVEDCSIELSFSFPATWSIKERNVMLGEIRSTRRSNESGYFDPIVIQHTGSEALDLPGLKYNYSEVKRTKQLCPAKKQEIMTTGRRRYPDRFSRDLSFDMSVEVSGGKKLAWGYSYPLFVGNRAFDRFTYGMPESNMNTGDSGVKTNSSTESQFNIAYEISLTMLEKGKSSGRAGIATGLLNGSSVSNESMKISAEGVYDTETGRLCMMGCRSLETLKPDSTDCEILIRFQFPPLDSKKAKDTIKGSIESMRKRSDPLYFNRLNISASAFYAEVSARTIWRLDLELSLVLISNTLSCISVGFQILYVQKHSQVLPYASLLMLTILSLGPGIPLVLNFEALFLETRNRQSFYLESGRWLEANEVLVRAATLVAFLFQFRLLQLSFSSRRGEGDHTKSRGAEKKALLLSLPLYVLGTFAVLFLNWKTSSDNSMWGALKSYAGLVLDGFLLPQILLNLLRDSTEKVLSTPFYVGTTLVRLVPHGYDLWRGHNFVQTQFDGSYIYGTSDTDFYSTAWDVIIPFGGITFAAIVYLQQRFGGCCIIPPKFRKNSISYEKVPVVSDA
- the LOC116213627 gene encoding cytochrome P450 CYP72A219-like; amino-acid sequence: MPILDLILILLSPRRSSTLTNLTRKKHKQMEMSAMSIGVGLAILALALSWAWRVLNWLWLRPKKLERLLREQGFKGNPYRLLSGDLKESTKMLKESRSRPIGLSDDPVPRIFPFGLQSVNTYGKDSFIWQGPTPRLNIMNLEHIKDMFSKIHDFQRPPINPLVRALATGLATYEGEKWATHRKIINPAFHQEKLKLMLPAFVSSCTEMVTRWEKLISTNESIELDAWPDLQNLTRDVISRTAFGSSYEEGKRIFEFQEEQAELAIKFLQSVYIPGWRFVPTKMNRRMNYVSEEMHSLLRGIISKRENELKTAEGAPGDLLGLLLESNAKELRENRGNKYKGLSTQDVIDECKQFYFAGQETTSVLLVWTVILLSVHPEWQNRAREEVLQAFGRDGKPNLDGLNHLKIVTMILYEVLRLYPPLVWLGRYIHKEMKLGNLTIPAGVELSLPVLLVPRDKELWGEDAKEFKPERFSEGISKATNNQVMYFPFGWGPRICIGMNFALIEVKMAMAMILQRFSFELSPSYAHAPATSITLQPQHGAQVILRRA